From Lemur catta isolate mLemCat1 chromosome 19, mLemCat1.pri, whole genome shotgun sequence, a single genomic window includes:
- the FFAR1 gene encoding free fatty acid receptor 1 — protein MQLPPPLAFALYAAAFALGVPLNALAIRGAAAHARLRLTPSLVYALHLGCSDLLLAVSLPLKAAEALASGAWPLPAPLCPAFAVAHFAPLYAGGGFLAALSAGRYLGAAFPLGYQAIRRPRYSWGVCVAIWALVLCHLGLVFGLEAPGGWLGISTPVNGSPVCLEAWDPASAGPARLSLSLLLFFLPLTITAFSYVGCLRALAHSGLSHRRKLRAAWVAGGALLTLLFCLGPYNASNVAGFLNPDMGGHWRKLGLITGAWSVVLNPLVTGYLGRGPGVGTVCAARMQGGMSQK, from the coding sequence ATGCAGCTGCCGCCGCCGCTCGCCTTCGCGCTGTACGCGGCGGCCTTCGCGCTGGGCGTCCCGCTCAACGCCCTGGCCATCCGCGGCGCCGCGGCCCACGCGCGGCTGCGCCTCACGCCCAGCCTGGTCTACGCGCTGCACCTGGGCTGCTCGGACCTGCTGCTGGCCGTCTCGCTGCCGCTGAAGGCGGCGGAGGCCCTGGCCTCGGGAGCCTGGCCGCTGCCCGCCCCGCTGTGTCCCGCCTTCGCGGTGGCCCACTTCGCGCCGCTCTACGCGGGCGGGGGCTTCCTGGCCGCGCTCAGCGCCGGCCGCTACCTGGGCGCGGCCTTCCCGCTGGGCTACCAGGCCATCCGGAGGCCGCGCTACTCCTGGGGGGTGTGTGTGGCCATATGGGCCCTcgtgctctgtcacctgggcctggTCTTTGGCTTGGAGGCGCCGGGAGGCTGGCTGGGCATCAGCACACCAGTCAACGGCTCTCCCGTCTGCCTGGAGGCCTGGGATCCAGCCTCCGCCGGCCcggcccgcctcagcctctcgcTCCTGCTCTTTTTTCTGCCCTTGACCATCACGGCCTTCTCCTACGTGGGCTGCCTCCGGGCACTGGCTCACTCAGGCCTGAGCCACAGAAGGAAGCTGAGGGCCGCCTGGGTGGCCGGCGGGGCCCTGCTCACGCTGCTGTTCTGCTTAGGTCCCTACAATGCCTCCAACGTGGCCGGCTTCCTGAACCCCGACATGGGCGGCCACTGGCGGAAGCTGGGGCTCATCACAGGTGCCTGGAGTGTCGTGCTCAATCCACTGGTGACCGGTTACTTGGGAAGGGGTCCCGGCGTGGGGACAGTATGTGCAGCAAGAATGCAAGGAGGAATGTCCCAGAAGTAG
- the FFAR3 gene encoding free fatty acid receptor 3 produces the protein MGASSDGSFFPGNHWLYFSVYLFTFLVGLPLNLVALAIFVGKLRRRPVAVDVLLLNLTLSDLLLLLFLPFRMVEAAHGMRWSLPFILCPLSGFLFFTTIYLTSLFLMAVSVERFLSVAYPLWYTARPRPGQAGLVSGACWLLASAHCSVVYVIEFSGSSPHSQGTNGTCYLEFREDQLAILLPVRLEMAVVLFGVPLLITSYCYSRLVWILGRGASQHRRRRVAGLVAATLLNFLVCFGPYNVSHVVGYIQGESPAWRSYVLLLSTLNSCVDPLVFYFSSSGFQADFQELLGKLGGLWGRWRQEGSVELKVQEEGGRQVQGCPA, from the coding sequence ATGGGTGCAAGCTCGGACGGGTCCTTCTTCCCCGGCAACCACTGGCTCTACTTCTCTGTGTACCTCTTCACCTTCCTGGTGGGGCTCCCCCTCAACCTGGTGGCCCTGGCGATCTTCGTGGGCAAGCTGCGACGCCGCCCGGTGGCGGTGGACGTGCTCCTGCTCAACCTGACGCTCTCCGACCTGCTCCTGCTGCTCTTCCTGCCGTTCCGCATGGTGGAGGCCGCCCACGGCATGCGCTGGTCGCTGCCCTTCATCCTCTGCCCCCTGTCcggcttcctcttcttcaccACCATCTATCTCACCTCCCTCTTCCTGATGGCTGTGAGCGTCGAGCGCTTCCTGAGCGTGGCCTACCCTCTGTGGTACACGGCGCGGCCGAGGCCGGGACAGGCGGGGCTGGTCAGCGGCGCCTGCTGgctcctggcctctgcccactgcaGCGTGGTCTACGTCATAGAATTCTCGGGATCCTCCCCCCACAGCCAGGGTACCAATGGCACCTGCTACCTGGAATTCCGGGAGGACCAGCTGGCCATTCTCTTGCCCGTCCGGCTGGAGATGGCTGTGGTCCTTTTTGGGGTGCCCCTCCTCATCACCAGCTACTGCTACAGCCGCCTGGTGTGGATCCTCGGCAGGGGGGCCAGCCAGCACCGGCGGAGGAGGGTGGCGGGGCTCGTGGCGGCCACGCTGCTCAACTTCCTCGTCTGCTTCGGGCCCTACAACGTGTCGCATGTCGTGGGCTACATCCAGGGTGAGAGCCCGGCGTGGAGGAGTTATGTGCTGCTCCTCAGCACCCTGAATTCCTGCGTCGACCCCCTTGTCTTTTACTTCTCCTCGTCCGGGTTCCAAGCAGACTTTCAGGAGCTCCTGGGGAagctgggtgggctctggggccGTTGGCGGCAGGAGGGCAGCGTGGAGCTGAAGGTCCAGGAGGAAGGCGGGAGGCAGGTGCAGGGCTGTCCCGCGTAG
- the FFAR2 gene encoding free fatty acid receptor 2 isoform X1, with amino-acid sequence MMFAQWQSSLILTAYIIIFLTGLPANLLALRAFLGRVRQPQPAPVHILLLSLTLADLLLLLLLPFRIIETASNFHWYLPEVVCVLTGFGFYSSIYCSTWLLAGISIERYLGVAFPVQYKLSRRPLYGVIAALVAWIMSFGHCTVVIVVQYLNSTQRVRNPNDITCYENFTQDQLDVVLPVRLELCLVLFLIPLAVTVFCYWRFVWIMLTQPHVGAQRRRRAVGLAVVTLLNFLVCFGPYNVSHLVGFYRKESPPWRVVTVVFSSLNASLDPMLFYFSSSVVRRAFGQGLQVLRRQGSSLLRRRGKETAEVTHADRGVSQTEGAPSSDFTTD; translated from the exons AT GATGTTCGCTCAGTGGCAAAGCTCCTTGATCCTCACAGCCTACATCATCATCTTCCTCACGGGTCTCCCTGCCAACCTGCTGGCCCTGCGGGCGTTCCTGGGGCGGGTCCGCCAGCCCCAGCCGGCGCCTGTGCacatcctcctgctcagcctgaCGCTGGCggacctgctgctgctgctgctgctgcccttcAGGATCATCGAGACGGCCTCGAACTTCCACTGGTATCTGCCTGAGGTCGTCTGTGTCCTCACGGGTTTCGGCTTCTACAGCAGCATCTACTGCAGCACGTGGCTCCTGGCGGGCATCAGCATCGAGCGCTACCTGGGGGTGGCCTTCCCCGTGCAGTACAAGCTCTCCCGGCGGCCCCTGTACGGAGTGATCGCTGCTCTGGTGGCCTGGATCATGTCGTTTGGTCACTGCACCGTCGTGATCGTCGTTCAGTACTTGAACTCAACCCAGCGGGTCAGAAATCCCAACGACATCACCTGCTACGAGAACTTCACCCAAGATCAGCTGGATGTGGTGCTCCCTGTGCGGCTGGAGCTGTGCCTGGTGCTCTTCCTCATCCCCCTGGCGGTCACCGTCTTCTGCTACTGGCGCTTTGTGTGGATCATGCTCACCCAGCCCCACGTGGGGGCCCAGAGGCGGCGGCGGGCCGTGGGGCTGGCCGTCGTGACGCTCCTCAACTTCCTGGTGTGCTTCGGGCCCTACAACGTGTCTCACCTGGTGGGGTTCTACAGGAAAGAAAGCCCCCCGTGGCGGGTGGTCACGGTGGTGTTCAGTTCCCTCAACGCCAGCCTGGACCCCATGCTGTTCTATTTCTCCTCTTCCGTGGTGCGCAGGGCCTTTGGGCAAGGGCTGCAGGTGCTGCGCCGCCAGGGCTCCTCCCTGCTGAGACGCCGAGGCAAAGAGACGGCAGAGGTGACCCACGCGGACAGGGGCGTGAGTCAGACAGAGGGAGCACCGAGTTCGGACTTCACCACGGACTAG
- the FFAR2 gene encoding free fatty acid receptor 2 isoform X2 produces MFAQWQSSLILTAYIIIFLTGLPANLLALRAFLGRVRQPQPAPVHILLLSLTLADLLLLLLLPFRIIETASNFHWYLPEVVCVLTGFGFYSSIYCSTWLLAGISIERYLGVAFPVQYKLSRRPLYGVIAALVAWIMSFGHCTVVIVVQYLNSTQRVRNPNDITCYENFTQDQLDVVLPVRLELCLVLFLIPLAVTVFCYWRFVWIMLTQPHVGAQRRRRAVGLAVVTLLNFLVCFGPYNVSHLVGFYRKESPPWRVVTVVFSSLNASLDPMLFYFSSSVVRRAFGQGLQVLRRQGSSLLRRRGKETAEVTHADRGVSQTEGAPSSDFTTD; encoded by the coding sequence ATGTTCGCTCAGTGGCAAAGCTCCTTGATCCTCACAGCCTACATCATCATCTTCCTCACGGGTCTCCCTGCCAACCTGCTGGCCCTGCGGGCGTTCCTGGGGCGGGTCCGCCAGCCCCAGCCGGCGCCTGTGCacatcctcctgctcagcctgaCGCTGGCggacctgctgctgctgctgctgctgcccttcAGGATCATCGAGACGGCCTCGAACTTCCACTGGTATCTGCCTGAGGTCGTCTGTGTCCTCACGGGTTTCGGCTTCTACAGCAGCATCTACTGCAGCACGTGGCTCCTGGCGGGCATCAGCATCGAGCGCTACCTGGGGGTGGCCTTCCCCGTGCAGTACAAGCTCTCCCGGCGGCCCCTGTACGGAGTGATCGCTGCTCTGGTGGCCTGGATCATGTCGTTTGGTCACTGCACCGTCGTGATCGTCGTTCAGTACTTGAACTCAACCCAGCGGGTCAGAAATCCCAACGACATCACCTGCTACGAGAACTTCACCCAAGATCAGCTGGATGTGGTGCTCCCTGTGCGGCTGGAGCTGTGCCTGGTGCTCTTCCTCATCCCCCTGGCGGTCACCGTCTTCTGCTACTGGCGCTTTGTGTGGATCATGCTCACCCAGCCCCACGTGGGGGCCCAGAGGCGGCGGCGGGCCGTGGGGCTGGCCGTCGTGACGCTCCTCAACTTCCTGGTGTGCTTCGGGCCCTACAACGTGTCTCACCTGGTGGGGTTCTACAGGAAAGAAAGCCCCCCGTGGCGGGTGGTCACGGTGGTGTTCAGTTCCCTCAACGCCAGCCTGGACCCCATGCTGTTCTATTTCTCCTCTTCCGTGGTGCGCAGGGCCTTTGGGCAAGGGCTGCAGGTGCTGCGCCGCCAGGGCTCCTCCCTGCTGAGACGCCGAGGCAAAGAGACGGCAGAGGTGACCCACGCGGACAGGGGCGTGAGTCAGACAGAGGGAGCACCGAGTTCGGACTTCACCACGGACTAG